The sequence AAGGATGGATGGAAAAGTTTGAGACCTATAATTGGTTTAGATGGAACATTTCTCAAAGGAAAATCCAAGGGGCAACTATTGTAGCTGTTGGGCAAAACTCAATGAATCATTTTTACCCAATAGCTTGGGCGGTGGTGGAAAAGGAAAACACAGGAACATGGACATGGTTTATTCAGTTGTTGAGGATTTCGTTGGAGCTGAAAAATGGTGAAATTGTGACATTTATGTCTGATATgcaactttaaatttttttttcttattgccttttctttatcttttttcttactgtcatttttttcttttcgataTTTAGGGCCTGTTGGATGCTGTAGCTAATGTCATTCCAGAAGCACACCATAGGTTCTGTGTGAGGCATATAGAATCTAACTGGTGCAAGAAATTGTGGAGTGGTGAAGAGAAAAAATTGATGTGGTGGTGTGCATGGAGTACCTATGAAGAAAAATTCAAAGACACTTTGAAGGTGTTAGGAAAGGTGGATGAAGATTCAACTAgtgatcttcttcattttcctgTAATTAAATGGTGTAGGGCATATTTTGATACTCAATGTAAGAATCTAATGGTAGACAATAACTTCACCGAGTCTTTTAACAGTTGGATACTTGAAGCTAGACAAAAACCAATCATTAAAATGTTGGAGGAAATTAGATTGAAGGTGATGAATATGTtggtgaaaaatgaaaaaatgggCAGAAAAATGGCAAAATGATATCAGTCCAACAGCTATGAAATTGTACAATGACTATCGATTAATGGCTACCAATTGTACAGTTGAGTTCAATGGAGATTATGGTTATGAAGTGAAAGATGGAGACACGGACACACATACAGTGAATTTGGAGTTGAAGAAATGCACTTGTAGATTATGGAACTTGGGTGGAATACCATGTCACCATATCATCAAGGCACTTTTGCATAAAAAAACTGAACCATTGAAAGAGGTTCATTACTGGTACAGAAAAGAGGCTTATTTGTTAACATACAAGCACAAGTTCCAACCAGTTAGGGGTTCTCAATTCTGGAAAATCGACCCTGCTCAAGCAATGGAACCTCCGAAAATGGTAAAACTTGTTGGCAGACCCaagatgaaaagaaatagaGAAACTGATGAGGCAAGTTTGAGAAATAGGTCTGGAAGCAGTCAAGAAAAGGAACTCTAATGAGATGCAACAAGTGTGGTGATTTCAATCACAATGCTAAGGGATGTTATAAGGTAATCtctcttaatattttcttttatttaaaaggtGTTCGTTTTTGTCAATCACAACAATTTTTTTGGGTTGAAGGACCATGAAGACGGTGAAAGTTGGCatgaaagaaataagaaagcaAGCAGTCAAAAGTCGAGGAGTCGAGAAGGAAAAAACTCTACTATAGAGTATGAGACAGAAGCTTCACCCCAACAATTTCAGACACAACAGTCAACTGCCTATGGTCCTGAGATCGGGAATGAAGAAGATCCAGCATTGCGACCAATGGTAATTTCTGAGACAAAAACAAGGATGGAAAAGAGGTCTCGAATATTTGAAGGAATAGGAAGCATGAAGATTGTTTTTAAAGGGGATGCAAGAGGAATCTCGACCCCTTCGGATCTACCATATTCACCAAAGAAGACTACTTGGAAGGGCAAGAAAGCAGTCACAACTGATCAGTTACAAGCTGaagtaaagaagaaaagagtGAAACAAATGGCAATGAAGGGCAAATGGCCCGTGGATACTAATGATGATCTAGTTTAGAAGTCGTTGTGTGGTTGATCATTTTTTGACATTAGGTGGTTATTTTGGATAGTATTATATGATGTAAATCCAAACAAATCCTTTTGTTGCTAACCATATAATAGATATTCATGGTTGGTTTAACCACCAGAAGGTTAATCTTCTTTTGCTGGTAACTTGTgttaagaaaattttataaaaattgagAATTATATTCTACTGCATCTGGTGTAATTATTGTTGATTATATTTTGTGCGAGAGAGTAAATTTATTGGCTTTGATTGGTAGCGTTGTTTAAATTACGACTAAAATTAGCATTGTTCACGAACTTCTTTGAACTAGTAGATAGCTCACAGATGATTCAACGTGGAATGTCAAGGAGTCATTGATGATTCTCTATTATTTTACCTCGAGCTTTTGATTCTCTTTCATTACTAAATAATACAGAAGTTGACAAAATCACTACACAAGACCAAATAAGGTGAATCAAAAGTTGTCATAAATCAATACAATGAACCAAAAGTTAATTACACATAAGTCACAAAACTGCAAGTGAGATGAAAAAGTTTAGTCGCATAATATGGCCTTGGAATCTAGCATTTAAATTCCCAGAAAAGATATGATCCTACAAAGTACTACTATATTTCCAAATTTTACAAACTTTTTGCCTCAGTGAAGAAAAGAACCCAACTAAGCAACTGAATGTAAAATAACTTCAAACTTTTCTCtcaaattttaagatttcaTAAACGCAATGACTCCGTCCACAGTCCGTTTGCGAACACTCTGAATCTGTGGTGTGACGGCCCATAAAACTTCAGCAGACTCTTGATTTTCACTTGTAGCTGCAAGATGTATTAGCATGTAATTATCACTGACAGTATCCCCTGCCTTTACCACACAACGAAAAGAATCGGCTGCCGCAACTGCTAGCAGAGGACACATATTATCATCTCCTATTTGAGCATCAAAATTAGCATGGTGTTTTAGCAAAACCGTAATAGCATCTTCCTGGTTGCGGTCTACAACGCATATTAATGGTGTTCCAACATCAACATCACTTCGCAAATCAACGTCTACACCTATCGAAAGAAACAATTTAACCAATTCAATATGCCATTTCCTGCATCATTAAATGGACAAAATAAAACACATAAGAATATCACTTCAAGCAAAGAATATCAAGAACAAATTTACCCTATAATTCTAACACCAAAGGTCCttaaaagaaaagggaagaaagTAATCGAAACTTACATAAGATTTTGAACGATATTGAGACTGATTGACGCCAATTTAGAGCTCACTGAAACCTAAcaacattttgattttttttcttgttgagcGTGGAGAGTGGAGACCATAGAATTAAATGGGTTAAAGTTTATTTAAGTGGGTGGGGTTTTCTTGTTTTCAATTGGGTCAGGTTGGTGAAAAGTTATTGGGTGGGGTATTTTAAGAGCCATGTggcattttctcaaattaaagcataaaaaaaatgaaattttaatttattaaatattggtCTGTTAAATAAAAGGGCATATATGGGCCATTTCTATAACGGCAGGGGCATATATGAACCATTTTATAAACGGAgggtatatcagctccaaatcaTAAAGTTGAGGGGTAAATCAGGCCATTTTCCCATAGAAGTATGTTTCTTACATACAAGAGATTGATGATTTTAATTCCATTGAAAGCTACTTAGTAGAATTTTCCAAAtcaaagagagagaaatattaagaTCCAAGTAGGAATTTCTCTATTCCTAGTTCGATTCAATTAACCAAGCATAAATATCTCTTAATATACAAGAGAAGTTTAGACTCTAAAAgtcaaatcaacaaaatattgaTGGGCTAACACATGAAAAACTATTGAGAAAATCGCCTAATTCCTGTAAATTGTCCCTTAAATGCCCAAAATGGACTCTAAAAATTGTCAGACTGTACGTATTGCTCCCCCAACTCCCTACTGAGGGTTCTGTAAAGTTTCGATTAGAAATCGTTCATAAGTCATATCATTAATATATGAAtggctaacacacacgaaaaattgagaaaatgatCTAATTTCTTTAAATTGGCCCCTAAATGCCTAAAATGGACTCTAAAAGTTGTGAAACTGTACATACTGCTCCACCGACTCCCTACAGAGGGTTTTGTAAATGTGTAGCAAAGAAATCGTCTgaaagtcatatcaccaaaatattaatGGTCTAACACGCACAAAACACTAAGAAAGTCGCCTAATTCTTGTAAATTGGAATTCTAAAATTGTGAGACTATACGTATTGCTCCACTAACTCCCTATGGAGGGTTCCGTAAAGATTTCACAAAGAAATTATTCGAAAGatatatcaccaaaatattaatgggctaatatagacaaactGAGAAGATCACCTATTTCCTATAAATTAGCCCTTGAATACCCAAAATGGACTCTAAAAATTGTGAGACTAACTCCCTACGAAGGGTTCCATATAATTTTCGCCAAAAGAAATCATTCAGAaaccatatcaccaaaatatttatggattaacacacacgaaaaactgaaaaaattgCCTAATTCTTTTAAATTGGCCCATTAATCCCTTTACGAGATTAATTAGAGATGcgcgcgcacacacacacacatatatatataaagaagagAAGCTAATTGTAGGGCTTGATTGCCATAAAATACTTAGACGATGTGGGTGACGCACATTGTGAATCTCATGAATTGACTCGTGGATCATTGTGATATTGGGCCATGAAACTTAGTCTTAGGGAAAGATTGTTGGGTGTGAGATTGAATTTCCACATTTGAGAAGCTATATATAAGGTGTAGGATCTCTTAAgggaaaatttcatatatggcAAACGTATTTAATGAAATAACGCTCTATAGATATAGTTTAGTAATTACATTCAATGGGTAGTTTAGTTTGCTATGAAGcattaattttgtatataatgttttttttaaaaataatttatacaatattttttttaataaatggaTACATGAGCGCTAAATACGGtaacaaaaaatttacataATTCCATGATTCAAGCTAATCgttcaaaatcaaatatttttccaaaaaagagTTCTATAGCAATAGAAACACCATAACAACTGGTTTCCTCAAACGACTGAAGCATACAATTAATCAATATTCTTGTATATTCAACACCAGGTAAGCGTTTCTTTCAAGGAAACTTCATGTTTTGAACGGCAAGAAagtatacaattgatttgtatagtatataattgaatttttggaaaacgaattatttttgttttgttcattCTAATGGTTcgcaataatttaattttgtttatacaatattagataaattttatattaacaattcaattccaattttttgttcaaaaaattgAATGTCACAATTTGTATATATGAAGTGTATATGATTCGACAACAATGGTgtgctttaatttgataatttttgttgttgttgtaattttactgtatatataagttatacgatttgtatattgtttaattggtaatattgtatatatgtaagtaATTGTATACAATTCTTATACCATATATAACTGTAAGTAGTTGTATAAAATTACTAtgacaattatatatatgaattatatatgattCAATAAAAAGAGGTgtgctttaatttgataatttttggtGTAACCTAATGTTGACACCCatttttggacctccacaatatatattaattctcGAGCTTCTTAGATTTCAAATGATTTGGAGTTATtagtttataaaatttaaatatttttttaaaagatttttgaaGCGATTTAGTTGgctttataatattttagataattgatggtttttacataattaattatataatcaacGTGCATTATTAACATTTGGAAATCATCTTGAAATattttgcattttttaaaattaactatgttattaatttagtttagtataaattaaagttatgattttgagttatttgaattaattagtttataattaaattgtttaatttatttttgttaagattaagaagcttgttaattaattaataacaattcatcttatttagacTTTGGCCGAATTCACCAATTAATCCCAATTTGGCTAAGTTTTAACTCTGAATGGTTATAATCGTAATCCATTTAGCCCTTCTTGATATTGCAATTTTAACCATTCTCTAACCTTACCTCTAGCTTATTTAAATAATCACCAAGGGGCCTTTATCCTTGATTACATTTTCAGCAACACCCAAGCTCATTTTTCCATCAGCGTACAATTATTTCCAGCCAATCAACTCCAGCAGTCCATACCCACCCTCCAATTCCTATTACAGCATACAACAATTCCCAGTGATCCAAACATACACGTAGAGCAGCACCAACCGACCCCATCCCCTTTATTTCGCTCAGCTCGTCTGTCTTCAATTCGCTGCCCGGAAAAAGGTAACGTCCTTATATAATACTCTCCTCATCTCCTCATCCGTTTCAAAGTAATATTCTGGTGTTTGGAAGCATCTGTTCTGTGATTGTTCGTTGTTATTTTTCATAGGATTGATGATGTTTTTAACGTATTAAATGTACACTTAATTGTTTCCATCAGTTAGTCCTAATATGGGGTCAAGTTCCGGAGAGCCATTAaagttttattttgttgtatttCTTTTCTTGAGCCTGCTCCTCGAACATCGTCGAATCTATGTTCTTTTCGCTTTAGCATCTTGAATATTGAAAGTTCCATTCACTTTATTACTGCTAATGTTCTCTGTTCTTCCTTTGAGATGAGGAAAAATCTTCCGTACAAATTGTATGTTGTTGTAGCTGCTGTTCGGTAGGCATAagtggttattttcttcttgatGGCCGTCCTATTTTGCATTGCGAATGTGTAACTGTTTATTTGGCTTTTATTCCTCctcattttcagcatatttcCATAATTTTGGTTGAGTGTATTTGTCGTCTGCTTATTCTAACTTGAAGCTAAatgtttataataataatttcgtTGGTTGTTTAAAAAGGGGTTCATGTCTCTTATATTATGCTTGAATATCAATACTATTCTTTCCAAATGTTAAGTTATACTCGttctttttgggtttttttctTCCGAGGATTTGCTTTCGACTATAGTTCTGTTTCTTTTGTGCATGTGTTTGGAGGTCGGCATTTGGTTTTACACCAGCCTAGTTTTACATATCTCTTTTCACTTTCATGGAAACCTTTGATGTTATAGCTCTACTTGTCGGATTaggtttaaaaaaatgaaatgcatCTTTGCTCTTCTCAAATTTGTTCcatgttttcttgtttttttttttaaaatggtatAGCTGATTAAAATAGCATTAGTTTAGCTCGAGATTTCCTTAATACCGTGCATCTTATAACTCGATTTATTTGTCTTGGGTTCTTTGTGGCTTTTATTTCGAAAGTTTTGCCTTGCTATCGTGTCAATTTTCGTGCTTGTTTGTAGCTGCTTGAGAAAATATGAATGAccactttataaaaaaaaagaaaagagttagAATCAACAATGGGTTGCTGTTTGAATAATTGACCTTTAGCTTATTTTGCTCAAATGTTAAGTCACGTATGTTCCCTTCTTTGTCATATTTGTGGGGACCTCTCATTCCtatagatttttatttatttattatttattttgggcTAAATACTACCTGCTATATTTGTTCCTAAATGTTGTTTTAAGAGTTGAAAAGGTATTAGGAATGTTTTCTTTCCAAGCTACTTAAGCTACTGACTGTAGGATAATTAGCAATTTAAGTTTGTTGCATTTCATGGTCTATTCATATAGTATATGCAGAAAAGGAGTCCAAAATGCTCGGGTTGATCATTTTTCGGTATGCTAAATGCATTTCCTGTCGATATTTAAAGTTAGGTGAATTCATGAATTAGATTTCAgtatattttgttgttgttcggAGGTTGCATTTAGACAAGTATGTGTTGCATAGTGCCGTTAATCTCTCCTTTGTTTGAGTTCATTTCAGCAAGGTCACCTGGATTCTTACTTGGTATAGTTTGTTTTGGTGCATGTTGATTATAGTGGAATCTTAAATGTGTTCTTTTCTCATGTCATTGGAATTTGAATTCATactaatatatttctttttttcctctgCCATATGAAAATTCCTGCTGAGTCCATTGTGGACACGTTCCCTTCTCCTTTGCATTTCGGATGGGCCATAAAGGCttcaaacctttttttttcttcgagTCAGCCCCCTTGGCAAGCTGCGAAACCGGCGTACAAGTGGAAGCCGATCAATGAAGGCTGGAAATTAATTTTGCAGGTCTCAAAAGGCCCAAAAAGGGCTGATATACCTGCTGTATACACTTGTAACAGCCAGAAATATGATTTACAggttgcaaaaaaaaataaggatacAAGTTTGACGATAAGACATAAGTCAATATCTGTTGTTCAAGGAAAAACGTAGAAGTATGGACCCCAAACACGGTTCGTATACAATGGTACACGTGATGCGTATACACAGATTTCTTGAAGGAAAATGGGGGCCAAAAGCCCAAGGAAATTTCAGCAAGTCCAAGATTTGGGCCAAATTTGATATTCCTCTCCTTgctcttatttattttgttatatttgactaacgttttgattatcttatgatttaatctaattaaatttcccaagaatggtcatttcattttatttttcgaattaaagtatatatattttattacttagtttttattttaatatttgtctTGTTGACATTTTATGAACTATTTCCCTTTAGAAAATTCTCCTTTAGTTCATTCCCccttaagataaataaaatgataaaaataataatagtaataaataaatgagttcaTTTACttagctaattttttttaaaataagttaaaataaatgagttcttttacttagttaaaatttcaaaaattagtcaaagtcgtTATGAGCTCTTTtatacttagttaaaatttcaaaagttagtcaaagtcatttttagtcaaatcgtcggtcaaccgcaagttagcggacattttgagggcctaacaccttctcggaatgtacattgaactcgaaccctttttcaattgattttatctgtttgagtcttttgaaaatcataagttttttcttgagttttactaaaaaaattaagtggtgactctattcttttggaaatcgatttctcttaaactataagtttaatcgattttttcGAAATCctagtcatttttcttttacatatattttcgaGTAAAACAcctaattgtatatataatcaTGTAAGGTTTGTATATTGTTTAATTCATACTATTGTATATAActtacaaaatatacaaatatatatatacaattatgatttaagcaaaaaatatacatatacttcaagcaattttgtatataactaacaaaatatacaaatatctaAATACAATTGTGATTTAAGcagaaaatatacatatatttcaaacaattttgtatataactaacaaaatatacaaatatctaCATACAATTGTGTTTTAAGCAAatatttgatgttcttgatctAATGAAGGAGACACAACCTCCTCAGAATCACTATCTTTGGCTTTCCTCGTACTTCCTCCTTCAACAACTTTAATGTCGCTTGCCTTAACATTGTTGATGACTTCTGGGAGTGCAATTgggtcattttttttcttggatcTCAATTCTTCAATAGATTTTTCCTGTAGAATTTGTTTAGATTTTTCCATAGACCCTGCATTGACTCCAAAATCTTGAGTTAAACCGAGTGAAAATGAAGGTTGATTATTAAAAACTTTGACATGCAATGACGTACCTCTCGCAATCCTCTTAGATGGAGTTGAAtcatccattttattttattttttaaaaatgatatataataaGTAATGAgggaattttgagaaaaaattatcCAAACACTAACAGGCacaatacatatacaattgaaaaatgaaaaagaaaaaaagaaaagaggttCACCTACGATTTATGCGGTTACCTGCAAAAAGTAAAACACGATTGGAGGGAGAAAGTGAAATTCGAatttcaaattgattttaggagaaaaacaagaaatgaGGAGAGGagacactacaaaaaaaacccAAATTACCAACTTATTTTACTAACAACTTAAGTTGGTTAGTATTCTACtaacaaattaccaacatatttctaactgaattatattttaaaacttaacaacGAAATTCTAACAGATTACTAACCAAAATCTTACTAActaagtattttagttggtaaataCGGCGGGAAAAAATGGTGCCAAATTTAGCAACATTCTATCAATGGATTACCAACTGAAATATTACTAACACACACCTTTTGatggtaatattaccaacgaagtatatatcagttggtaaatatgacaaaaaaattgtttatataatttattaacatattaccAATGAATAACTAACCAAACATTTACCAACGGCAAGATTATGTTGCTAAatttaccaaccaaatataaatgCGTTCGTAAATTAGTAACGAAatgtaatttgttggtaaacttgcAACCAATATCCAATTAGTTGGAAATTTTGCCGACGAATAAAGATTGTAGTTAGCAAATTACTAACATCATTAAAATAGTTGGTAATATACCAACAGATCATTAATCCATTGGTAAAATTTaccaacatattaattattagttggtaatattacatATGAATGTTTAGTTGAATAGTAATTATTACCAactgtgataaaatttattggtaaattattaACTACtaacttatatttgaatagttggtaaatttaccaattgaagttaaattttttggtaAATCAACGTCTAGTGTTGAGGT is a genomic window of Solanum stenotomum isolate F172 unplaced genomic scaffold, ASM1918654v1 scaffold21218, whole genome shotgun sequence containing:
- the LOC125850945 gene encoding uncharacterized protein LOC125850945, with the protein product MKKWAEKWQNDISPTAMKLYNDYRLMATNCTVEFNGDYGYEVKDGDTDTHTVNLELKKCTCRLWNLGGIPCHHIIKALLHKKTEPLKEVHYWYRKEAYLLTYKHKFQPVRGSQFWKIDPAQAMEPPKMVKLVGRPKMKRNRETDEASLRNRSGSSQEKEL